The Cylindrospermopsis curvispora GIHE-G1 genome contains a region encoding:
- a CDS encoding DUF262 domain-containing protein — MTITKGINTQQMELPIREIYDDSDEDVEEDEIENLEPFDPTKIRIKTKMMSIDILLKRIQHDEIDLAPDFQRHADIWNDKNKSRLIESVLIGIPLPAFYVDATTDDKWLVIDGIQRINTFKKFILDQELRLTDLQFLRDLEHKKYDELSRHHQRRIEETELIVCLVESGTPPEVKYNIFQRINTGGVSLNNQELRQAMYPGKSLRILKEFSELAEFKKLINISEKRRKRMDDHEYIIGFIAFWLIDYHDYTQGRNEFLNSAMSKLNNLEDTRLKDMKRDFIKSMRAADSIFSSNAFRKPPKNGKTRFPVNKSLFEAWSVILSRLTPGQIDKLINYKDLLNKTFMKKIETDANFEKSISQASDQVIYRFEQINQIVREILSC, encoded by the coding sequence ATGACAATTACTAAGGGTATTAACACTCAACAAATGGAACTGCCAATTAGGGAGATATATGATGACAGTGATGAAGATGTTGAAGAGGATGAGATTGAAAACCTAGAACCGTTTGATCCTACAAAAATTAGGATCAAGACTAAGATGATGTCAATAGATATATTGCTAAAAAGAATTCAGCATGACGAAATTGATTTAGCCCCTGATTTTCAACGTCATGCCGACATTTGGAATGACAAAAATAAGAGTCGTTTAATTGAATCTGTTTTAATTGGGATTCCACTTCCAGCATTTTATGTGGATGCAACTACTGATGATAAGTGGTTAGTGATAGATGGTATTCAAAGAATTAATACATTTAAAAAATTCATTCTTGACCAGGAACTGAGATTAACTGATTTACAATTTCTGAGGGATTTAGAACACAAAAAATATGATGAATTGTCTCGTCATCACCAAAGAAGGATAGAAGAAACAGAGTTAATAGTCTGCTTAGTTGAGTCCGGAACTCCCCCGGAAGTAAAATATAATATTTTTCAAAGAATTAATACTGGTGGTGTATCACTGAATAACCAGGAGCTGCGTCAAGCTATGTACCCTGGAAAGTCCTTGAGGATTCTGAAGGAGTTTTCAGAATTAGCAGAGTTTAAGAAGTTGATAAACATCAGTGAAAAAAGAAGGAAAAGAATGGACGATCATGAATATATTATAGGTTTTATTGCATTTTGGTTGATAGATTATCATGATTATACTCAAGGAAGAAATGAGTTTTTAAATAGTGCCATGTCGAAGTTAAATAATTTAGAGGATACTAGGCTCAAGGATATGAAACGAGACTTCATTAAATCCATGAGAGCAGCAGATAGCATTTTTAGCAGTAACGCTTTCCGTAAACCTCCCAAAAATGGCAAAACAAGGTTCCCTGTTAATAAATCTCTGTTTGAAGCATGGTCAGTTATTTTGAGTAGGTTAACACCGGGGCAAATTGATAAATTGATAAATTATAAAGACTTGTTAAATAAAACATTTATGAAAAAAATTGAAACAGATGCCAACTTTGAGAAATCCATTTCTCAAGCCAGTGATCAGGTTATATATAGGTTTGAGCAAATTAACCAAATAGTTCGGGAGATTTTATCATGTTAA
- a CDS encoding M48 family metallopeptidase, producing MSLVKTPVQAIAKKPLIGLKADSFRHPLDLEATKTLRQIPGIDIMVRNLLGPVAEQVFYAENIASSILVSEKQLPDLHYLLIDACKNLDIELPQLYIRQHPSPNAYTFAMRGKKPFIVLHTSLVDMLTPEEIQAVIGHELGHLKCDHSVYLTPANLLILATSILPNIGVVLAQSLQNQLLEWVRCAEFTCDRAALLATQNPKVVMSVLMKLAGGSPTLAPRLNLDAFVAQARAYDAISKTELGMMVKDAHTAQLSHPVPVLRAREIDRWSSSVEYHNLLGNKGLENRDQTQGGWRNW from the coding sequence ATGTCTTTAGTTAAAACACCAGTACAAGCAATAGCAAAAAAACCACTTATTGGTTTAAAAGCAGACTCTTTCCGTCACCCTTTAGACTTGGAAGCAACAAAAACTCTTCGGCAAATTCCAGGAATAGATATTATGGTCAGAAATTTGCTTGGCCCAGTTGCTGAACAGGTATTTTATGCAGAAAATATAGCCTCCAGTATTTTGGTGAGCGAAAAACAACTACCTGATTTACATTATCTATTAATAGATGCTTGTAAGAATTTGGATATTGAGCTACCACAATTATATATCCGTCAGCATCCTAGTCCCAATGCTTATACTTTTGCCATGCGGGGTAAAAAACCTTTTATAGTATTACACACTTCCCTGGTTGATATGCTCACACCAGAGGAAATACAAGCCGTAATTGGTCACGAACTCGGACACCTTAAATGTGACCACAGTGTTTATCTAACACCAGCTAACCTGTTAATATTAGCCACTTCTATTTTACCCAACATTGGCGTTGTTTTAGCTCAGTCACTACAAAACCAGTTATTAGAATGGGTGCGCTGTGCTGAATTCACTTGCGATCGCGCTGCATTATTAGCGACTCAAAATCCGAAAGTGGTAATGTCAGTATTAATGAAACTAGCTGGTGGTTCACCAACCCTAGCACCCCGATTAAATCTGGATGCTTTTGTTGCCCAAGCTCGTGCTTATGATGCAATAAGCAAAACTGAATTGGGTATGATGGTTAAAGATGCTCACACAGCTCAGTTAAGTCATCCTGTACCTGTTCTGCGGGCCAGGGAAATTGATCGATGGTCTAGCAGTGTTGAGTACCATAATCTCCTGGGAAATAAGGGTTTGGAAAATCGAGATCAAACCCAGGGTGGGTGGAGAAATTGGTAA
- a CDS encoding DUF3800 domain-containing protein: MSELTEKISSVRHYFVDEAGDPVIFNGKGKILIGSDGCSHFFILGLLDVANTESLSQDLENLRANLLADPYFKKVPSMQPENKKTALYFHAKDDIPEVRREVFNLLQRHELKFFAVVRSKDKLLEYVRQRNQNDPGYRYQQNELYDYLTRRLFKNRLHKDDEYNICFARRGTSDRTEAFKVALESARAKFAEQWGITSTATINITANIPPNSPSLQAVDYFLWALQRLYERGEGRYVEFLWSKFALVHDIDDTKFARYGVYYTRKNPLTATKIPGI, translated from the coding sequence ATGAGTGAATTAACTGAAAAAATATCTTCGGTGCGTCATTATTTTGTGGATGAAGCAGGAGATCCTGTAATTTTTAATGGTAAAGGTAAGATTTTAATTGGATCAGATGGATGTTCTCATTTTTTTATACTTGGTCTATTAGACGTTGCTAATACTGAATCTTTATCTCAAGATTTGGAAAATTTAAGAGCTAATTTATTAGCTGATCCATATTTTAAGAAAGTTCCTTCAATGCAACCTGAAAATAAAAAAACTGCTTTATATTTTCATGCTAAAGACGATATTCCTGAAGTGAGAAGAGAAGTTTTTAATTTGTTGCAGCGACATGAACTCAAATTTTTTGCTGTGGTGAGAAGTAAAGATAAGTTACTTGAGTATGTTAGACAACGTAATCAAAATGACCCTGGTTATCGTTATCAACAAAATGAATTATACGATTATTTGACGCGGCGTTTATTTAAGAATCGTTTACACAAGGATGATGAATATAATATTTGCTTTGCTAGACGAGGTACTTCTGATAGAACCGAAGCCTTCAAAGTTGCTTTAGAATCAGCTAGAGCAAAATTCGCTGAACAATGGGGTATTACCAGTACAGCAACTATTAATATAACTGCTAATATACCTCCCAATTCTCCAAGTTTACAAGCGGTAGATTACTTTCTGTGGGCTTTACAACGCCTATATGAGAGAGGTGAGGGTAGATATGTTGAGTTTCTTTGGTCAAAATTTGCACTCGTGCATGATATTGATGACACAAAATTTGCTAGGTACGGCGTGTACTATACTCGTAAAAACCCTCTAACAGCCACAAAAATACCAGGGATATAG
- a CDS encoding alpha/beta hydrolase, with translation MTLDFIKISAQTTKTPLGLIVTLHGWGANAEDVASLLPHVNLHDYEFLLPNAPYPYPYSDNGRAWYDLRDDKMYEGLVVSRQLLIDWLQSLPTTTGIPLSKTILTGFSQGGAMTLDVGLNLPLAGLAVMSGYLHPQVSTIEKRQFPPTLIMHGTQDQIVPLSAAIKSQQVAQSLGVPVEYHHFDAGHEVNLAMLKVLRNFVIKLTNPEKG, from the coding sequence ATGACCTTAGATTTTATTAAAATTTCCGCCCAAACCACAAAAACTCCATTGGGACTAATTGTCACCTTACACGGTTGGGGTGCCAATGCTGAGGACGTAGCATCCTTATTACCGCATGTTAACTTACATGATTATGAGTTTTTACTTCCTAATGCTCCCTATCCCTATCCCTATAGCGATAATGGTAGAGCATGGTATGATCTACGAGACGACAAAATGTATGAAGGACTAGTAGTAAGCCGTCAATTGTTAATAGACTGGTTGCAATCCCTACCAACCACCACAGGAATTCCCCTGTCTAAAACTATTTTGACCGGATTTTCCCAGGGTGGAGCCATGACCTTAGATGTGGGTCTCAACTTACCCTTAGCCGGTTTAGCAGTCATGAGTGGCTATTTACATCCTCAAGTCTCCACTATAGAAAAACGCCAGTTCCCCCCAACTCTGATTATGCACGGAACCCAAGACCAGATTGTTCCCCTCTCAGCTGCAATTAAAAGCCAACAGGTTGCACAATCCTTGGGAGTTCCTGTTGAGTACCATCACTTTGATGCGGGACATGAAGTTAATTTGGCTATGTTGAAAGTATTGAGAAATTTTGTTATTAAACTAACCAATCCGGAGAAAGGATAG
- the fabG gene encoding 3-oxoacyl-ACP reductase FabG codes for MKGKQVLLTGGTGGLGLGVTPTILAQGAYLTIPYRNLTYVERLKTILPPADMARIQFIPVHLESDSSVEELVNSMTKVDVLIHLVGGFYYGKTHECSFDDWKHQFELNVYTTFLTCKYSLKRMLENGYGRIVTVSSRAGLEPAANLAAYSASKAAVIALTKAIADETRGTNITANTVLPSVIDTPTNREAMGVEKAGEWVKPESIGQVICFLASEAAGDIRGATIPVYGNI; via the coding sequence ATGAAAGGGAAACAAGTTTTACTAACAGGTGGAACAGGTGGACTGGGCTTAGGCGTCACACCCACTATTTTGGCTCAAGGTGCATATCTCACCATTCCATACCGCAATCTTACTTATGTCGAAAGATTAAAAACAATCTTACCCCCTGCGGATATGGCCAGGATTCAATTTATTCCCGTACATCTTGAAAGCGATTCTTCCGTGGAAGAACTGGTTAATAGCATGACCAAAGTCGACGTCTTAATTCATTTAGTCGGTGGTTTTTATTATGGCAAAACCCATGAATGCAGTTTTGACGATTGGAAACATCAATTTGAATTAAATGTTTACACAACTTTCTTAACCTGCAAATATAGTTTAAAAAGAATGCTAGAGAATGGTTATGGGCGCATTGTTACCGTTAGTTCTCGTGCTGGTTTAGAGCCTGCTGCCAATTTAGCAGCATATTCTGCATCTAAAGCCGCTGTGATAGCTCTAACTAAGGCCATAGCTGATGAAACTAGGGGCACTAATATCACCGCAAATACGGTTTTACCTAGTGTTATTGATACACCCACTAATAGGGAGGCAATGGGTGTGGAAAAAGCTGGCGAATGGGTCAAACCCGAATCCATTGGCCAGGTAATTTGTTTTTTGGCTTCGGAAGCTGCTGGGGATATCCGGGGTGCTACTATTCCCGTTTATGGCAATATTTAA
- a CDS encoding putative CRISPR-associated protein, with protein sequence MVKTVICSVGTSAAKAIGKPGDLLNWVNQQESREIAAENIFLTFRDKEPIEANLRDLSAEIHSLVRIGIDNGYRIILLASQTEDGYCCASAIEKYLKYYWTSIVTKVHQVTGLQVNNADLFRSQGVVEFVRHIIREIYQYGSENIILNPTGGYKALVPYTVLLGMLKGVKCDYIFEQSTTLLELPPLPVEFKRSQFEIYKELFEEIERESSISLQKWEEKISRQERKFLEPLTELVNNEITLSAVGFLFLDEIRSPGVLVPFLSRKAINDCFDDLSQLDNCDPFRYLERVATHYDETIQQAEHINVGDGLRWLKPGRTTDRYLVSKDRWRLLVWRAIREDKVGSNYAHKVEVNSKNKRAHYPFLRMEFVRE encoded by the coding sequence ATGGTTAAGACAGTAATATGTTCCGTAGGAACCAGTGCGGCAAAAGCGATCGGAAAACCGGGAGATCTCCTGAATTGGGTTAATCAACAAGAAAGCCGAGAAATCGCCGCCGAAAATATATTTCTCACCTTTAGAGATAAGGAACCAATAGAAGCAAATCTTAGGGATTTATCAGCAGAAATTCACTCCCTAGTTAGAATTGGCATCGATAATGGATATAGAATTATTCTCCTGGCTTCCCAGACCGAAGATGGTTACTGCTGCGCCAGCGCTATCGAGAAATATCTTAAATATTATTGGACTAGTATTGTTACTAAAGTTCACCAGGTGACGGGATTACAAGTTAATAATGCTGACCTTTTTCGCAGTCAGGGGGTAGTGGAATTTGTTCGCCATATTATTCGAGAAATTTATCAATATGGTTCGGAAAATATTATCCTTAATCCTACTGGTGGTTATAAAGCTTTAGTTCCTTATACCGTGCTACTGGGGATGTTAAAAGGGGTAAAGTGCGATTATATTTTTGAGCAGTCCACTACTCTCCTAGAATTGCCACCTTTACCCGTAGAATTCAAGCGATCGCAATTTGAAATCTACAAAGAATTATTTGAGGAAATCGAACGAGAAAGCAGCATTTCCCTCCAAAAATGGGAGGAAAAAATTTCCAGGCAAGAAAGAAAATTCTTAGAACCTTTGACGGAATTAGTCAACAACGAAATAACCCTTTCTGCGGTGGGTTTTTTATTTCTTGATGAGATTCGTTCTCCAGGGGTTTTAGTACCTTTTTTATCCAGAAAAGCGATCAATGATTGTTTCGATGATTTATCCCAATTAGATAACTGTGATCCCTTCCGTTATTTAGAAAGGGTTGCTACTCATTATGATGAAACTATTCAACAAGCAGAACATATCAATGTTGGCGATGGTTTACGCTGGCTAAAACCAGGGCGAACAACTGATCGCTATCTAGTTTCTAAAGATCGTTGGCGATTATTAGTCTGGCGGGCAATTCGTGAGGATAAAGTGGGTTCAAATTACGCTCATAAAGTAGAAGTTAACTCTAAAAATAAACGCGCCCATTATCCCTTTCTCAGGATGGAATTTGTGAGAGAATAA